From Prochlorococcus sp. MIT 1223, the proteins below share one genomic window:
- a CDS encoding HU family DNA-binding protein — MNKADLVNLVAARTELTKTDVSLVVDAAIDTIIESVVEGKKVSILGFGSFEPRDRSARQGLNPKTGEKIKIPAKRVPAFTAGKMFKDRVQG, encoded by the coding sequence ATGAACAAAGCAGATCTTGTAAATCTTGTTGCAGCTCGTACAGAGCTAACCAAGACAGACGTGTCACTTGTGGTTGATGCCGCAATAGATACCATTATTGAATCTGTTGTGGAGGGCAAGAAGGTCTCCATTCTAGGATTTGGTTCTTTCGAACCGCGTGATCGCTCAGCTCGTCAGGGATTAAATCCCAAGACAGGCGAGAAAATTAAAATTCCGGCTAAGCGAGTTCCTGCTTTTACAGCTGGAAAAATGTTTAAAGATCGAGTACAAGGTTGA
- a CDS encoding glutamate--tRNA ligase family protein — translation MGDLIPLPEELFRSFKVGKKLSEMEYCGSFLSTPSGPSHLRNILTALMPWLFVRLNGGKWFLRFDYLDIPRHRKWALEKFLDELTWFGLELFEKIICQRKRIDIYNSVLEALKSANKINPCRGSQKN, via the coding sequence ATGGGTGATTTAATCCCTCTCCCTGAAGAGCTTTTTCGTTCTTTCAAAGTAGGAAAGAAACTTAGTGAAATGGAATATTGTGGAAGTTTTTTATCTACACCTTCAGGTCCGTCACATCTTCGGAATATTCTCACAGCACTGATGCCTTGGTTATTCGTAAGATTGAATGGAGGTAAATGGTTCTTGAGATTTGATTATCTTGATATCCCTAGACATCGAAAGTGGGCTTTGGAAAAATTTTTGGATGAATTAACATGGTTTGGATTAGAATTGTTTGAGAAAATTATTTGCCAAAGAAAAAGAATAGATATTTACAACTCTGTTTTAGAGGCTTTAAAAAGTGCAAACAAAATAAATCCATGCAGAGGCTCCCAAAAAAACTAA
- a CDS encoding high light inducible protein encodes MKQDNDYLGYQKDNIELETESSIENKTKVDFATDDLIENAKWINNQGNEVKEVFGFNENAELVNARAAMFGFAMLILTELVFKGEAATKSIFGIGL; translated from the coding sequence ATGAAACAAGATAATGACTACTTGGGTTATCAAAAAGATAACATTGAGTTAGAGACTGAATCATCAATAGAAAATAAAACAAAAGTTGATTTTGCAACAGATGACTTAATAGAGAATGCTAAATGGATTAATAATCAAGGCAATGAGGTTAAAGAGGTATTTGGTTTCAATGAAAATGCAGAGCTAGTAAATGCACGTGCAGCTATGTTTGGTTTCGCGATGCTTATTCTAACTGAACTAGTTTTCAAAGGAGAGGCTGCAACAAAAAGTATTTTTGGAATTGGCCTTTAA
- a CDS encoding glycosyltransferase, whose amino-acid sequence MNTSLIDTHQIDFPTRVALVHEWFTPGSVGGAEKVVRQIDQFLFSKGCKVELAALVDGESQRPESWLSGRDIQTSFVQKFPFGVNKVQHYLPLLPLAIEQLDFCNCPLVISSNHLVAKGILLAPDQLHVSYIHTPVRYAWDQMNIYLKKSTLRRYGFGPLIRWQLHSLRKWDQLSAARVDCLIANSRFTSRRISRYWRRKAEIVHPPVDVGRFHFDKERDSFYLCLSRLVPNKRVDLVIKAFNELQLPLIVVGDGPEKKSLQKLAGSNVQILGFQASDKVSELMERCRAYVYAGIEDFGIAPVEAMAAGAPVIAFGKGGLLDTVCCASNGFESATGVLFKSQTVDSLVEAVRWFEEKRLWTLIPPEKLNAWASRFSNEAFKKRFEKVLNKALIVHEKTNRAASIDPSLILALEESN is encoded by the coding sequence ATGAATACTTCTTTGATTGATACTCATCAAATTGATTTTCCAACAAGAGTAGCTCTTGTTCATGAATGGTTTACTCCAGGTTCTGTAGGAGGAGCCGAAAAAGTTGTTCGCCAAATAGATCAGTTTCTTTTCTCTAAAGGATGCAAGGTTGAATTAGCTGCTTTAGTTGATGGGGAAAGTCAAAGGCCAGAGAGTTGGCTTTCAGGAAGAGATATTCAAACAAGTTTTGTTCAAAAATTTCCTTTTGGAGTTAATAAAGTTCAGCATTATTTACCTTTATTACCACTAGCCATAGAACAGTTGGATTTCTGCAATTGTCCTCTTGTTATAAGTAGTAATCACTTGGTAGCAAAGGGCATTTTACTTGCTCCAGACCAGTTACATGTTAGTTATATCCATACTCCTGTTAGATATGCGTGGGATCAAATGAATATTTATTTAAAGAAATCAACTTTGAGGCGCTATGGATTTGGACCTTTAATTCGCTGGCAGCTCCATTCACTTAGGAAGTGGGATCAATTAAGTGCAGCAAGAGTTGATTGCTTGATAGCAAACTCTCGTTTTACCTCTAGAAGAATTTCCCGCTATTGGAGAAGAAAAGCCGAAATCGTTCACCCACCAGTTGACGTGGGCCGCTTTCATTTTGATAAAGAAAGAGATTCTTTTTATCTTTGTCTTTCTAGATTAGTGCCAAATAAAAGAGTTGATTTGGTTATTAAAGCGTTTAATGAACTTCAATTGCCTTTAATCGTGGTTGGTGATGGACCTGAAAAAAAATCGTTACAAAAACTTGCTGGATCTAATGTTCAAATCCTTGGTTTTCAGGCATCCGATAAGGTCTCAGAATTAATGGAAAGATGTCGTGCTTACGTATATGCAGGCATAGAAGACTTTGGTATTGCCCCAGTTGAAGCTATGGCGGCAGGAGCACCTGTCATTGCTTTTGGAAAAGGAGGTTTGTTAGATACTGTTTGTTGTGCTTCAAATGGTTTTGAATCAGCTACTGGAGTCCTTTTTAAAAGTCAGACAGTTGACTCTTTAGTTGAAGCTGTTAGGTGGTTTGAGGAAAAGAGGCTATGGACATTAATTCCTCCAGAGAAACTTAATGCTTGGGCAAGTCGCTTTAGTAATGAGGCTTTTAAAAAACGCTTTGAAAAGGTTTTAAATAAGGCTCTGATAGTCCATGAAAAAACTAATCGTGCTGCATCTATTGACCCTTCCTTAATACTTGCTCTTGAAGAAAGCAATTAA
- a CDS encoding sugar transferase, with amino-acid sequence MSKLFNKNIFFSSKGLEQNPSKLPAKELLDQQSFSGRIIKRIGDIIFSGSLLILGIPVFFLLAVLVKLSSRGPVFYIQERVGRNYRKFGCIKFRTMYKDADTLLKNLLLSSPELKKEFESDFKLRKDPRITPLGRFLRRSSLDELPQFLNVLKGEMSVVGPRPIVVEELEKYGLSMDEVISVRPGLTGLWQVSGRNNLSYTKRVKIDLFYARNRSFKLDLEIIFLTIGVLFFPMDRGAY; translated from the coding sequence ATGTCTAAGCTTTTTAATAAAAATATATTTTTCTCTTCTAAAGGACTTGAACAAAACCCTTCTAAATTGCCTGCAAAAGAGTTACTAGATCAACAGAGCTTTTCTGGCAGGATTATTAAAAGGATAGGAGATATTATTTTTTCTGGAAGTCTTCTAATTCTTGGTATACCAGTTTTTTTTCTTTTAGCAGTTCTCGTTAAGCTAAGTTCTCGTGGCCCAGTTTTTTATATTCAGGAAAGAGTGGGCCGAAACTATAGGAAGTTTGGGTGTATAAAATTCAGGACAATGTATAAGGATGCAGATACTCTTCTTAAAAACCTTCTTTTAAGTTCACCTGAGTTGAAAAAAGAGTTTGAAAGTGACTTTAAGTTGAGAAAAGATCCAAGGATAACTCCTTTAGGAAGGTTTCTTCGTAGGTCCAGCCTTGATGAATTACCTCAATTTCTGAATGTATTAAAGGGTGAAATGAGTGTTGTAGGACCAAGACCAATTGTTGTAGAAGAGCTTGAAAAATATGGTTTATCTATGGACGAAGTCATATCAGTTAGGCCAGGTTTAACAGGCCTTTGGCAAGTGAGTGGACGTAATAATCTTAGTTATACAAAAAGAGTAAAAATTGATTTATTTTATGCAAGAAATAGATCATTTAAATTGGACTTAGAAATTATCTTTCTTACTATAGGAGTACTTTTCTTCCCAATGGATAGAGGCGCATATTGA
- the cbiB gene encoding adenosylcobinamide-phosphate synthase CbiB: MNNLILFLITAIFIDWLIGDPKQFLHPVEVIGWVINFTRILIEKYSRGNILFLKIGGLLLTFNIVIISGLTGWIIEQLSLSESNIISTISSLVLLLLISSSIAARSLASSCLDVIHPIENNYSYLDIQNSRKMLSNIVGRDTSNLKKQEILRAVAETASENAVDGIFAPLFWIFIGIMFWKVSLYLPGPLSFVLTFKASSTIDSMIGYKEGSLRWIGYTGAKLDDLMTWIPSRLVLITLPLVSRSWNLAPEIIKKAWKEGSKDESPNSGLSEAIFANCLKIRMGGENIYRGTKKYKPELGKNHPEANTRSIKKIILSIVKLQIFWLLLIVIINLST; this comes from the coding sequence CTGAATAATCTAATTCTATTTTTAATAACAGCAATCTTCATAGATTGGTTAATTGGAGATCCAAAACAATTTTTACATCCTGTTGAGGTTATAGGTTGGGTTATAAACTTTACAAGGATATTAATTGAAAAATATTCAAGAGGTAACATCTTATTTCTAAAGATAGGTGGCTTACTTCTAACTTTTAATATTGTAATTATCAGTGGACTAACAGGTTGGATCATTGAACAATTATCACTTTCAGAGTCAAATATTATAAGTACTATTAGCTCATTAGTCTTATTGCTTTTAATCTCAAGCTCAATTGCTGCAAGGAGTCTAGCCTCTAGTTGTTTAGACGTTATACACCCAATTGAAAATAATTATTCCTATTTAGATATTCAGAATTCACGCAAGATGTTATCCAATATAGTCGGAAGGGATACATCTAATCTTAAAAAGCAAGAAATTCTTAGAGCCGTTGCAGAAACAGCAAGTGAGAATGCAGTAGATGGTATTTTTGCTCCTTTATTTTGGATATTTATTGGAATTATGTTTTGGAAAGTCTCCTTATACTTACCAGGGCCATTATCATTTGTATTAACTTTCAAAGCAAGCAGCACGATAGATTCAATGATTGGATATAAAGAAGGTTCCTTGAGGTGGATTGGTTACACAGGTGCAAAACTTGATGACTTAATGACATGGATACCTAGTCGTTTAGTTTTAATCACTCTTCCTTTAGTAAGCAGATCATGGAATCTTGCTCCTGAAATAATAAAAAAGGCTTGGAAGGAAGGATCAAAAGATGAGTCGCCTAATTCGGGCTTATCTGAAGCTATTTTTGCTAATTGCTTAAAAATAAGAATGGGTGGAGAAAATATCTATCGAGGGACGAAAAAATATAAACCTGAACTTGGCAAAAATCATCCTGAAGCCAATACAAGATCTATAAAAAAAATTATCCTTAGTATAGTTAAATTGCAAATATTTTGGCTGCTTTTAATAGTAATAATAAATCTATCTACATAA
- the ilvC gene encoding ketol-acid reductoisomerase, with protein sequence MAQLFYDSDANLSLLSDKTVAIIGYGSQGHAHALNLKDSGINVLVGLYEGSRSTNKAVSDGLEVLSVAEASAKADWIMILLPDEFQKDVYTKEIAPHLKPGKILSFAHGFNIRFGLIQPPDFVDVVMIAPKGPGHTVRWEYQNGQGVPALFAIEQDASGKARDLAMAYAKGIGGTRAGILETNFKEETETDLFGEQAVLCGGLSELVKAGFETLVEAGYQPELAYFECLHEVKLIVDLMVKGGLTAMRDSISNTAEYGDYVSGPRLITKETKAEMKRILADIQDGTFAKNFVSECEAGKPNMKISREKDASLPIERVGKGLRSMFSWLK encoded by the coding sequence ATGGCTCAACTTTTCTACGATTCAGATGCAAACCTAAGTCTGCTATCAGACAAAACAGTTGCAATTATTGGTTATGGGTCTCAAGGACATGCACATGCTCTTAATCTCAAAGATAGTGGAATCAATGTTTTAGTAGGGCTCTACGAAGGTAGTCGCTCTACAAATAAAGCTGTATCTGACGGCCTAGAAGTTTTAAGTGTTGCAGAGGCCTCAGCAAAAGCTGACTGGATAATGATCCTTCTGCCTGATGAATTCCAAAAGGATGTATATACAAAAGAAATTGCGCCTCATTTAAAACCAGGCAAGATTTTGAGTTTTGCTCATGGCTTTAATATCCGCTTCGGGCTCATTCAACCTCCTGATTTTGTCGACGTTGTGATGATCGCTCCCAAGGGACCAGGGCATACGGTCAGGTGGGAATACCAAAACGGTCAGGGTGTGCCTGCACTTTTTGCAATAGAACAAGATGCATCAGGTAAAGCGAGAGATTTAGCAATGGCCTACGCAAAAGGAATTGGGGGGACACGCGCTGGCATACTTGAAACAAATTTCAAAGAAGAAACTGAGACTGATTTATTTGGAGAACAAGCCGTCCTTTGTGGAGGTCTATCTGAATTAGTAAAAGCTGGATTTGAAACTCTTGTAGAAGCTGGCTATCAACCTGAATTAGCCTATTTTGAATGTCTCCATGAAGTAAAGCTGATAGTTGATTTAATGGTAAAGGGAGGACTTACAGCCATGAGAGATTCAATTTCTAATACTGCTGAATATGGAGATTACGTGAGCGGTCCAAGGCTAATCACTAAAGAAACCAAAGCAGAAATGAAGCGTATTCTTGCGGATATACAAGATGGTACGTTTGCTAAAAACTTCGTCTCAGAATGCGAGGCCGGGAAACCCAATATGAAAATATCTAGAGAAAAAGATGCTTCTCTTCCAATTGAAAGGGTCGGGAAAGGTCTTAGATCAATGTTTAGTTGGCTTAAATAG
- a CDS encoding ATP-dependent Clp protease proteolytic subunit, translating into MPIGTPSVPYRLPGSQYERWVDIYTRLGAERILFLGQEVNDGIANSLVAQMLYLDSEDSTKPIYLYINSPGGSVTAGLAIFDTMKYVKSDVVTICVGLAASMGAFLLSAGTKSKRLALPHSRIMIHQPLGGTSQRQASDIEIEAREILRIKEMLNRSMADMTGQTFEKIEKDTDRDYFLSAEEAKEYGLIDRVISHPNEAQA; encoded by the coding sequence ATGCCAATTGGTACTCCAAGTGTTCCTTACAGACTTCCTGGAAGTCAATATGAACGTTGGGTAGATATTTACACAAGACTAGGAGCAGAAAGAATATTATTTCTAGGGCAAGAAGTTAATGATGGAATTGCAAACAGCCTAGTAGCTCAAATGCTATATCTAGATTCTGAAGATAGTACTAAGCCCATTTATCTATATATCAATAGCCCTGGAGGATCTGTAACTGCAGGGCTAGCCATTTTTGATACCATGAAATATGTCAAAAGTGATGTGGTTACTATCTGTGTCGGACTTGCCGCATCCATGGGAGCATTCCTATTGTCTGCGGGAACAAAAAGCAAACGATTAGCATTGCCTCATAGCCGAATAATGATTCATCAGCCACTAGGAGGTACTTCGCAAAGACAAGCAAGCGATATCGAAATTGAAGCACGTGAGATTTTGAGGATAAAAGAAATGCTTAATCGATCAATGGCTGATATGACAGGACAAACTTTTGAGAAAATAGAAAAGGATACAGATAGAGACTATTTCCTCAGTGCCGAGGAAGCGAAGGAATATGGATTAATTGATAGAGTCATATCTCATCCCAATGAAGCCCAGGCCTAA
- a CDS encoding ATP-dependent Clp protease proteolytic subunit, translating to MTVSAPYYGDSAVMRTPPPDLPSLLLKERIVYLGLPLFSDDDAKRQLGMDVTELIIAQLLYLEFDNPDKPIYFYINSTGTSWYTGDAIGFETEAFAICDTLRYVKPPVHTICIGQAMGTAAVILSAGTKGQRASLPHASIVLHQPISGARGQATDIQIRAKEVIHNKKAMLEILSQNTGRSIDQLSKDSDRMSYLNPQEAVEYGLIDRVLSSRKDLPDQAQIS from the coding sequence ATGACTGTTTCAGCTCCATACTATGGGGATTCAGCAGTAATGCGGACTCCTCCTCCTGATTTACCATCACTGCTTCTTAAAGAACGCATAGTTTACTTAGGGCTACCTTTGTTTTCAGATGATGACGCAAAAAGGCAATTAGGAATGGATGTAACTGAGTTAATAATTGCTCAATTGCTTTATTTAGAGTTTGACAATCCAGACAAACCAATTTACTTCTATATCAATTCAACAGGCACAAGTTGGTATACAGGGGATGCAATCGGATTCGAAACAGAAGCTTTCGCAATATGTGACACTCTAAGATATGTAAAGCCTCCTGTTCACACGATTTGTATTGGCCAAGCAATGGGAACTGCTGCAGTAATTCTCTCTGCTGGAACAAAAGGTCAAAGAGCTTCTCTTCCACATGCTTCAATAGTTCTTCATCAACCCATAAGCGGAGCAAGAGGACAAGCCACTGATATTCAAATTCGCGCAAAAGAAGTTATCCATAATAAGAAAGCAATGCTTGAAATTCTTTCTCAAAACACTGGTAGATCTATAGACCAATTGTCTAAAGACTCTGACAGAATGAGTTATTTAAATCCTCAGGAAGCTGTCGAATATGGTCTTATCGATAGAGTCCTTAGCAGCAGAAAAGACTTACCTGATCAGGCTCAGATAAGTTGA
- a CDS encoding PIN/TRAM domain-containing protein, whose protein sequence is MVDLLVLILFLIAGAAIGWFGNEFLPGKILEMDISSKFPREVASSLAALISTLIGFLFLQLRKSLIRQVRTMPTDLLISRSVGIIMGLLVANLLLAPILLLPIPDKIFFAKPLSAILSNIFFGLIGYNLADIHGRTLLRIFNPNSTEALLVAEGILTPATAKILDTSVIIDGRIKYLISCGLVEGQIIVAEAVIEELQKLADSSNNEKRGKGRRGLKTLTELREVYGRRLVVNSTKYEGPGADEILLKLTEDTGGVLITADFNLSKVAEVKAIKSLNLSDLVISLRPDVQPGAHLNLKIVREGKEATQGIGYLEDGTMVVIEGAKDLIGQRLEVVITGALQTPTGRMIFGKLEKNPATK, encoded by the coding sequence ATGGTGGACCTTCTTGTCCTGATTTTATTTTTGATTGCTGGAGCTGCAATTGGTTGGTTTGGCAATGAATTTTTGCCTGGAAAGATTTTAGAGATGGATATAAGTTCAAAGTTTCCTAGAGAAGTTGCATCATCCCTAGCAGCTCTTATAAGTACTCTAATTGGTTTTTTATTCCTTCAACTTCGCAAAAGTCTAATAAGACAAGTGAGAACTATGCCAACAGATCTTCTCATAAGTAGATCTGTCGGCATAATAATGGGTTTACTTGTAGCAAATCTCCTTCTAGCACCAATACTTCTGCTTCCTATACCAGATAAAATCTTTTTTGCTAAGCCTCTTTCAGCAATTTTAAGCAATATCTTCTTTGGGTTAATTGGTTACAACTTAGCAGATATACATGGAAGAACCCTTCTAAGAATATTTAACCCAAATAGTACTGAAGCTCTTCTTGTAGCAGAAGGTATACTTACTCCGGCTACAGCAAAGATATTAGATACAAGTGTAATTATTGATGGAAGAATAAAATATCTTATAAGTTGTGGATTAGTTGAAGGTCAAATCATTGTTGCAGAAGCTGTTATTGAGGAACTTCAAAAACTAGCTGATTCAAGCAATAACGAAAAAAGAGGGAAGGGCAGAAGAGGGTTAAAAACTCTTACTGAATTACGAGAAGTTTATGGTCGAAGGCTTGTCGTTAATAGTACTAAATATGAAGGGCCAGGTGCAGATGAAATTTTACTCAAACTTACTGAAGATACAGGTGGAGTCTTAATTACAGCTGACTTTAATCTTTCCAAAGTAGCTGAAGTAAAAGCAATTAAATCTCTAAATCTTAGTGACTTGGTAATATCTTTAAGACCAGATGTTCAACCTGGAGCACATCTAAATTTAAAAATAGTTAGAGAGGGTAAAGAAGCTACTCAAGGAATAGGCTATCTGGAAGATGGAACTATGGTTGTAATAGAAGGTGCTAAAGATTTAATTGGGCAGAGATTAGAAGTGGTGATTACAGGTGCACTACAAACTCCAACAGGCAGAATGATCTTTGGAAAACTCGAAAAAAATCCTGCAACGAAATAA